A segment of the Cytobacillus luteolus genome:
TGAGGACCCATTTTTTCTTTTGCTAGATGAACTCGAAGATCCACATAATCTAGGGTCCATTATGAGAACAGCAGATGCAGTAGGAGCACATGGAATTATTATTCCCAAGAGAAGAGCAGTTGGGTTAACTGCAACTGTAGCTAAGGCATCTACTGGTGCAATTGAGCATATCCCAGTCGTTCGTATCACGAATATGGCTCAGACAATCGAAGAGTTAAAGACACGTGGTGTTTGGATTGTTGGTACAGACGCTAAAGGCAAAGATGATTATCGTAATATGGACGGTACAATGCCAATTGGCTTGGTTATTGGTAGTGAAGGAAAGGGCATAGGCAGGCTTATTAGAGATAAATGTGACTTTTTAGTTAGACTTCCAATGGCAGGGAGTGTTACTTCCTTAAA
Coding sequences within it:
- the rlmB gene encoding 23S rRNA (guanosine(2251)-2'-O)-methyltransferase RlmB, with translation MSSEFIIGKNPVVEALKSEREINKIWIAEGSQKGQMTQVVGMAKEKGILVQFVPKKKIDQMVEGNHQGVVASVAAYKYAELEDLFNSAKTRGEDPFFLLLDELEDPHNLGSIMRTADAVGAHGIIIPKRRAVGLTATVAKASTGAIEHIPVVRITNMAQTIEELKTRGVWIVGTDAKGKDDYRNMDGTMPIGLVIGSEGKGIGRLIRDKCDFLVRLPMAGSVTSLNASVAASLLMYEVYRKRNPLGS